The Echinicola rosea genome has a segment encoding these proteins:
- a CDS encoding RES family NAD+ phosphorylase, producing the protein MQVCKNCFSDKELRAFIESSSNTGDCDVCDSKNIANIELTELLDFFQEFLENFERSETGVPLKSKIQENWSFFSSLDAASKILNTVIGRINTEIENSNDLVDYKNEIVSNYSYWNELKEIIKTERRFIPDIEKIEELRWDGFFNTQYELTPDVKLYRARVHHKSGNKVYNAEEMMCPPPTLTKGGRANPAGIPFLYLSDNPDTVLYEVRASYLDELSIGEFHLIAEKKTIRIVDFTEDTPLFQPDQKIETTIKSRLLRDLISRDLSKPMRRYDTEVDYIPTQFICEFIKIYTGASGIRFNSSLHPEGNNVVIFDQDIMKCTKVTLKKVSLVNLGSTDLK; encoded by the coding sequence ATGCAAGTCTGTAAAAACTGTTTCTCAGATAAGGAGTTAAGAGCTTTTATTGAATCTTCAAGTAATACAGGTGATTGTGATGTTTGTGATTCAAAGAATATTGCTAATATCGAACTTACAGAGCTTCTTGATTTCTTTCAAGAATTCCTTGAAAATTTTGAGAGAAGTGAAACTGGGGTTCCTTTGAAATCTAAAATACAAGAGAACTGGAGTTTCTTTTCATCTCTTGATGCCGCTTCAAAAATTCTTAACACTGTAATTGGAAGAATAAACACCGAGATTGAAAACTCAAATGACCTAGTTGATTATAAAAATGAAATAGTTTCAAATTATTCCTATTGGAATGAGCTTAAAGAGATTATAAAAACTGAAAGAAGATTCATCCCTGACATTGAAAAAATCGAAGAATTGAGATGGGATGGTTTTTTTAATACACAATATGAATTGACTCCAGATGTGAAGCTTTATCGAGCACGTGTTCATCACAAAAGCGGGAATAAGGTCTATAATGCTGAAGAAATGATGTGTCCCCCTCCTACACTGACTAAAGGAGGAAGGGCAAACCCTGCAGGTATACCTTTTTTGTATTTAAGCGACAATCCAGATACTGTGCTTTACGAAGTCAGAGCTTCTTACTTGGATGAATTAAGCATAGGTGAATTCCACCTTATAGCAGAGAAAAAAACCATTAGAATTGTGGACTTCACAGAGGATACTCCGCTTTTTCAACCTGACCAAAAAATTGAAACTACAATTAAATCAAGGTTATTGAGAGATCTAATAAGCAGAGACCTCTCGAAACCTATGAGAAGGTATGATACAGAAGTAGACTATATTCCTACTCAGTTTATATGCGAATTCATAAAGATTTATACAGGCGCAAGTGGAATTAGATTTAATAGCTCATTGCACCCAGAAGGGAATAACGTTGTCATTTTTGACCAAGATATAATGAAATGTACCAAGGTGACCTTAAAAAAGGTAAGTCTAGTGAACCTTGGATCTACGGACCTTAAATAA
- a CDS encoding sce7726 family protein → MSSTRTFSPNQLRDYSSLFSRSAVKEWMKGNLSSIDFKISRYDQNWYSKTKRTYIDYLKFIYSVLENQYQNEYILKNSFLNDWLIKEMGESNSELYSEFRIGNAIADLVMFNGISRAFEIKTELDSDKRLNSQLDQYRKVFNEIFLIVPVSKIKEYETYDSNVGIICFDILSSKKFQLVRPATRSNHIDAESIMHIFHTNEYKEIVTYYYGQLPEVTSFNQFEVCKGLISEIPQNELNQLFINKMKSRAGNYDLSARYYKEFNQLSLALRMNMKNRKHLFSILKAPLKV, encoded by the coding sequence ATGAGCTCGACTAGAACTTTCAGCCCTAACCAATTACGGGATTATTCCTCCTTGTTCTCTAGGAGCGCTGTTAAAGAATGGATGAAAGGGAACTTATCATCAATTGATTTCAAGATCAGTAGATACGATCAAAACTGGTATTCAAAGACTAAGAGAACTTATATTGATTACCTAAAATTTATTTACTCTGTTTTAGAGAATCAATATCAAAACGAGTATATCCTCAAAAACTCATTTTTAAATGACTGGCTAATAAAGGAGATGGGAGAAAGCAACTCAGAACTCTATAGTGAATTTAGGATTGGTAATGCAATCGCAGACTTGGTAATGTTTAATGGTATTTCTAGAGCTTTTGAAATTAAAACTGAGCTTGATTCTGATAAACGTTTGAATTCACAATTGGATCAATATCGAAAAGTATTCAATGAAATCTTTTTGATTGTACCAGTTTCGAAGATTAAAGAATATGAAACTTACGATAGTAATGTTGGGATTATTTGCTTTGATATTTTAAGCTCCAAAAAATTTCAATTAGTTAGACCAGCAACCAGAAGTAATCATATTGATGCTGAGTCAATTATGCATATTTTTCATACCAATGAATACAAAGAAATTGTGACTTATTACTATGGTCAGTTACCAGAGGTCACCAGTTTTAACCAATTTGAGGTATGCAAAGGTTTAATATCGGAAATTCCTCAGAATGAACTTAATCAACTTTTCATAAATAAAATGAAGAGTCGTGCAGGTAATTATGACCTGTCAGCACGTTACTACAAGGAGTTCAATCAGCTTAGCTTAGCATTACGTATGAATATGAAAAATAGAAAACACTTATTCTCCATATTAAAAGCGCCTCTTAAAGTTTAA
- a CDS encoding serine hydrolase domain-containing protein, with product MNFTKYFIKAVVLSLLVLMGCSKMEMDLPHVSCESSEIINTNHPKANSLQQKLDEIVALGVPGVVIALKDANGTWASTSGLSRIETKTSMEICHLQFGQSVAKTYMATAILLLYEDGKIDLDDKISNYLPESTLSGIANANESTVRMLLNHTSGIAEYNDKANYVTYLLQHPLHVFTTEDYLDYVRGATPKFSPGEKQSYTNTNYELLALIADQITGDHKKYIREKILEAHGLNNTFYYNEGFMDYPELVNTYWDRYSNGEIENCSEMHRINVGSLIGDDGIIATPIDYMTFLEKLLTNQILSESTMKQMLDFIQTKPDSPDGYGLGISQEFINGHEQLGHTGGGIGAGCILGHYTDNDTYFFLAINLGVSITPKIAEPFEKVADEIYDILLE from the coding sequence ATGAATTTCACAAAATATTTTATAAAAGCAGTTGTTCTTTCATTATTGGTTTTAATGGGTTGCTCTAAAATGGAGATGGATTTGCCTCATGTAAGCTGTGAAAGTTCTGAAATTATTAACACTAACCATCCCAAAGCAAATTCCTTACAGCAAAAACTTGACGAAATTGTGGCCTTGGGTGTACCAGGTGTCGTTATTGCATTAAAAGATGCAAATGGCACTTGGGCTTCAACATCTGGTTTGTCTAGAATAGAAACCAAAACATCTATGGAAATTTGCCACCTTCAGTTTGGACAAAGTGTTGCAAAAACATATATGGCCACGGCAATATTGCTTTTGTATGAAGACGGGAAAATAGACCTCGATGATAAAATATCAAATTATCTCCCTGAATCCACTTTATCAGGCATTGCCAATGCAAATGAGTCTACCGTTAGAATGCTGTTAAATCATACATCAGGGATTGCGGAATACAATGACAAAGCTAACTATGTAACCTACCTTTTACAGCATCCGCTTCATGTATTTACAACAGAGGATTATTTAGACTATGTAAGAGGTGCTACACCCAAATTTTCGCCTGGAGAGAAACAAAGCTATACGAACACAAATTACGAATTATTAGCATTGATTGCTGACCAAATAACCGGAGACCATAAGAAATATATTCGTGAGAAAATATTAGAAGCACATGGACTAAATAATACTTTTTACTATAACGAAGGTTTTATGGATTACCCCGAATTGGTTAACACTTATTGGGACAGGTATAGTAATGGTGAAATTGAGAATTGCTCAGAAATGCATAGGATTAATGTTGGTTCCCTCATTGGAGATGATGGAATAATTGCCACTCCAATTGATTATATGACCTTTTTGGAAAAGCTTCTGACAAATCAAATTCTATCAGAATCAACAATGAAACAGATGTTAGATTTTATCCAAACAAAACCAGACAGCCCTGATGGTTATGGATTAGGTATTAGTCAAGAGTTTATTAATGGTCATGAGCAATTGGGGCATACAGGTGGTGGTATTGGAGCAGGGTGCATATTGGGTCATTATACTGACAATGACACTTACTTTTTTTTAGCGATAAATTTGGGAGTATCTATAACACCCAAAATTGCAGAACCATTTGAAAAAGTCGCAGATGAGATTTATGATATATTATTAGAATAA
- a CDS encoding LytTR family DNA-binding domain-containing protein: MESINQYHNYRTMLSISTKTTKYYPDIAIFLILIPVISAINYYLTYPKIEFNWYLVFRYTIDTLQGYVAWLAVRKLIFYLDLKLPYQEGLLKRILWQWITTTLLGLFIIGASTEILSLIVKNQTAPLDFYTIDMVIIGTWFFLINAIYLALFYYNTLKNTESKLVAEKKMKAKGFKVQKGKRELVLDFENLSGFYVDSEYTTIIDSKGNSYYTKESLNSIIKQIPEDIFFRLNRKFILNRATIEGFERIENGKLSILTKDNNAFPTKITVSRDKAPLFKKWL; the protein is encoded by the coding sequence ATGGAAAGCATCAACCAATATCACAATTATCGTACTATGCTATCAATAAGTACTAAAACCACAAAATACTATCCTGACATCGCTATTTTCCTGATTTTGATACCTGTTATCAGTGCAATCAATTATTACCTGACCTATCCCAAAATCGAATTCAATTGGTATTTAGTCTTTAGATATACCATTGATACACTACAAGGGTATGTCGCATGGTTAGCGGTTAGAAAATTGATATTTTATTTAGACTTAAAACTACCTTATCAAGAAGGTTTGTTGAAGAGAATTTTATGGCAATGGATTACTACCACCTTACTAGGTCTTTTTATCATAGGGGCATCTACTGAGATACTTAGTCTGATTGTTAAGAATCAAACAGCTCCACTTGACTTTTATACAATTGATATGGTTATTATCGGTACTTGGTTCTTTCTAATCAATGCCATTTACCTAGCTCTTTTTTACTACAATACTCTTAAAAATACCGAGTCAAAACTTGTCGCTGAAAAAAAAATGAAAGCCAAAGGATTTAAGGTACAGAAGGGTAAACGGGAGCTGGTATTGGATTTTGAAAATTTGTCAGGATTTTATGTTGATTCCGAATACACGACAATCATAGATAGTAAAGGGAATTCATATTACACCAAGGAATCACTGAACAGCATTATCAAACAAATTCCAGAGGATATCTTTTTTAGATTGAACCGTAAGTTCATTTTAAATCGGGCTACCATCGAAGGATTTGAGCGTATAGAAAATGGAAAACTTTCCATATTGACCAAAGACAATAATGCCTTTCCAACTAAAATCACAGTTAGCCGTGATAAGGCTCCTCTATTTAAAAAATGGCTATGA
- a CDS encoding sce7725 family protein — protein sequence MYYPLLRARQFELITIRELVAENAIQDVITPIFEPVKETHNNLDIAFGIFQQGAQSAYLILNPGYGEMAGDGTHYLDYLLTKEQGTYLPAFRYRSNGDYIRNAIQDYNLTGCLIICQNDVNPSNPDFSELAELEEVVAFNVEDPGRNRSLSSYLRDLNKLFIRLDDPFERQLRNSDFLPIAEHQFSEEHLYFQNEGYSGFSDYTVLPSEFIEGGSTPRAVVIHLTYLNEQNQIWIRHFTSDTNDSIANVQGKFAEAAAKAVNYCRANRLSNSALEELFDHFDEQHYPGLGTVKKICMKNHILIVAGYLRSR from the coding sequence ATGTACTATCCACTCCTTAGAGCTCGGCAATTTGAATTAATTACAATTCGCGAATTGGTAGCTGAGAATGCAATTCAAGACGTTATTACCCCAATTTTTGAACCCGTAAAGGAAACGCATAATAACCTTGATATAGCATTTGGCATATTTCAACAAGGCGCACAATCTGCCTATTTGATTTTAAATCCAGGTTACGGAGAAATGGCTGGAGATGGAACACACTATCTCGATTATTTATTGACAAAAGAACAAGGCACCTATTTACCAGCATTTCGTTACAGGTCTAATGGGGACTACATTCGTAATGCAATCCAAGATTATAATTTGACAGGCTGTTTAATCATTTGTCAAAATGATGTAAACCCCAGTAACCCCGATTTCTCAGAATTAGCAGAATTGGAAGAAGTTGTAGCATTTAATGTTGAGGATCCTGGAAGAAATCGATCATTAAGCAGCTATTTAAGAGACTTAAACAAATTATTTATACGACTTGATGATCCATTCGAGAGACAATTAAGAAATAGTGATTTTTTACCCATAGCGGAGCATCAATTTTCAGAAGAACATCTCTATTTCCAAAATGAGGGTTACTCCGGTTTTTCAGACTATACCGTGTTGCCTAGTGAATTTATTGAAGGAGGAAGCACACCACGTGCAGTTGTCATTCATTTAACCTATTTAAATGAACAAAATCAAATTTGGATTAGACACTTCACATCTGACACCAATGATTCTATTGCCAACGTTCAAGGAAAATTTGCAGAAGCAGCTGCCAAAGCTGTTAATTATTGTCGTGCCAACAGACTTTCAAATTCAGCTCTTGAAGAACTGTTTGACCATTTTGATGAGCAGCATTACCCTGGACTTGGCACGGTTAAAAAGATTTGCATGAAGAATCACATTCTTATTGTTGCGGGATATCTAAGAAGTAGATAA
- a CDS encoding Nmad3 family putative nucleotide modification protein, producing MRIILSRKGFDAQYGGQPSPILPDGTLLSLPIPEPRDSLAFEDLSHGGFTYWELIRSLHPATKLSGASTCHLDPDLDPRALPRDSKWRALLGQTGAAQGHLAKCGVGKGDLFLFFGTFRQTEMGEQGLTYRKDAPEVHMIFGYLQVEEVIDPREDCGPEISYHPHAQERFRAAKHNRIYRASERLDFFPERPGGGVLKAHPGLQLTKPGFSKSRWQLPDCFRGVPISYHTAESFRPEYFQSAAKGQEFVVTANQKVKDWAKGLIGEGNRY from the coding sequence TTGCGCATAATTTTAAGTAGAAAAGGTTTCGATGCCCAGTATGGAGGGCAGCCCAGTCCGATTTTGCCGGACGGGACCTTGCTGAGTCTGCCCATCCCGGAGCCGCGGGACTCTTTGGCATTTGAGGACCTAAGTCATGGAGGATTTACTTATTGGGAGCTTATCCGTTCCCTTCATCCCGCCACAAAGTTGAGTGGTGCATCCACCTGTCACCTAGATCCGGACTTGGATCCTAGGGCGCTCCCCCGGGATTCCAAGTGGCGGGCCTTGCTGGGGCAGACCGGCGCCGCCCAGGGCCACTTGGCAAAGTGCGGCGTGGGCAAAGGCGACCTGTTCCTGTTTTTTGGGACCTTTCGGCAGACTGAAATGGGGGAGCAAGGACTGACTTATCGGAAGGATGCCCCAGAAGTGCACATGATCTTTGGCTACTTGCAGGTCGAGGAGGTGATCGATCCCAGGGAGGATTGTGGTCCCGAAATCAGCTACCATCCCCATGCGCAGGAGCGGTTTCGGGCGGCGAAGCACAATAGGATTTACCGGGCCAGCGAGCGGCTGGATTTTTTTCCAGAACGGCCGGGAGGAGGTGTCCTAAAAGCACACCCTGGCCTGCAGCTGACAAAGCCGGGCTTCTCCAAAAGCCGCTGGCAACTACCTGATTGCTTCCGGGGCGTTCCCATTAGCTACCATACTGCCGAGAGTTTTCGCCCTGAATACTTCCAGTCCGCAGCCAAAGGACAGGAGTTTGTGGTCACCGCAAACCAAAAGGTAAAGGACTGGGCAAAGGGGTTGATCGGGGAGGGTAACCGCTATTAA